In Candidatus Cloacimonadota bacterium, a single genomic region encodes these proteins:
- a CDS encoding ATP-binding protein, producing MIHRTVLEMIPKYLHKDRAVIIYGARRTGKTTILKALERDLNDIRFINCDLIDGQEAFNFKNEAEIMLNFGNISYLLIDEAQRVPDIGIKLKAIIDTLPKLQIIVTGSSSLDLSNITREPLTGRKFEFLVTPFSTREIYDHAGIEAVKDGAAQRMIFGNYPEVYLEKTMPREIIGEIAGSYLFRDLLAYQDIKRPELLKKLLKALALQLGNEVSYSELGSIVGLDRKTVERYIELMEEAFIIYRLGSFSRNLRNELKRAVKVYFWDNGIRNALINNFSPLEERGDLGALWENYVITERRKMMLNRRASFEHYFWRTSAQQEIDLIETQNGSISGFEIKWKPRKTIKFPNKFQEAYPEANLKLVDFGNYVKWLL from the coding sequence ATGATACATAGAACTGTACTTGAAATGATTCCAAAATATCTGCACAAAGACCGTGCCGTGATTATTTACGGTGCCAGGCGAACCGGAAAAACCACGATATTGAAGGCCTTGGAGCGGGATTTGAATGATATTCGTTTTATCAATTGTGACTTGATTGATGGACAAGAGGCTTTCAACTTCAAAAATGAAGCTGAAATTATGTTGAATTTTGGCAACATTTCTTATCTTTTAATCGATGAAGCTCAGAGGGTTCCGGATATAGGAATAAAACTTAAGGCAATAATCGATACTTTGCCAAAGCTTCAAATCATCGTCACTGGGTCTTCGTCTTTAGACCTTTCAAACATCACGCGAGAGCCTCTCACGGGCAGGAAATTTGAGTTTTTAGTGACGCCTTTTTCCACTCGGGAAATATATGACCACGCTGGGATTGAGGCCGTGAAAGACGGAGCGGCACAGAGAATGATTTTTGGCAATTATCCGGAAGTATATTTGGAAAAAACAATGCCCAGGGAAATCATTGGGGAAATTGCTGGGTCATATCTTTTTAGAGATTTATTGGCATATCAGGATATCAAGCGCCCAGAGCTTCTGAAAAAGCTGCTCAAAGCTTTGGCATTGCAATTGGGCAATGAGGTTTCATATTCGGAACTGGGAAGCATTGTGGGTTTGGACAGAAAAACCGTGGAACGTTATATCGAACTCATGGAAGAGGCTTTCATCATCTATCGGCTTGGCTCATTCAGTCGAAATCTGCGCAACGAGCTGAAAAGGGCGGTGAAAGTTTATTTTTGGGATAACGGAATTCGAAACGCTTTGATCAACAATTTTTCTCCATTGGAAGAAAGAGGTGACTTGGGCGCGCTTTGGGAAAACTATGTGATCACGGAACGCCGCAAAATGATGCTGAACAGGCGTGCGAGCTTTGAACACTATTTTTGGCGGACAAGCGCACAACAGGAAATTGACTTGATTGAGACCCAAAATGGAAGCATAAGTGGTTTTGAAATTAAGTGGAAACCCCGTAAAACGATAAAATTTCCTAATAAATTTCAGGAAGCGTATCCGGAGGCGAATCTGAAATTGGTGGATTTTGGGAATTATGTGAAGTGGTTGTTATAG